One part of the Bacteroidia bacterium genome encodes these proteins:
- a CDS encoding CotH kinase family protein: MILKDGHSSSYSFPIQIGKKSLLILLGICLLLILISYIPRSSYEAQVKERIFCGAEELVFDGSKSMFQGEGALFENAESQSDTYARTGNHSSKTDKDQAYGMFYLMKKARPGDRYRVSIWRYGNKLEASRLVVSIDNPAGEAFYKHSDIASEIDDKEWEKLELSFEVPAYYQEQGIRIYPMGGASAVYFDDLSIERVAMASSAIVGHIDSSIFSLNLKIDDSRMDFLKNRRQEILNTGIYFAEDKDWVKARIIETTDEIPVKLRFKGDWMDHLKYEKWSFRIRAKEEHAWNRMTTFSIQRPENRDFLSEWMYHQFLAREDVLSPRYDFVKVSLNGEKKGIYALEEHFEKILPEYRARREGPILKFSEDGVWNARKRSLDMDIPGREVEDKHKSFEAAEVLAFREKRILEDSVLRKQFEVGRSLMLSYKEGKKAVSEIFDLDLLAKYYAITDICQAHHSTIWHNQRFYYNPVLAKLEPIAYDGYTESGIFGLGGGKRILGEGINLALGNPEDELIQQHMRDTAFVKKYHQYLNKFTQPAYLDDLILDLRPLWEGKLYQLRKEYFDYTYDPDQLKAHARRIRALLFPLNDNSIRVSMEKGNGNQAVYRLRNYHLLPLEIIALDETHLEEPIFVWPSDQEQLIEFTEFEGPKDTRKLLFKLPGLDEIYESRVLPWSRELAEIPLASANFKLEESDFLKIEGQKVLISGKHQIDKDILIPPGYRVEILPGTRLDFVKGAAFISRSAVQLLGTEEEAIHLYSSDKTASGFTVLQAAEKSNIRYTNLEHFSSLNKAQWQLTGALCFYESEVDIAHLLVHENQCEDAINLIRSEFEIRNSVISHSFSDGLDVDFGKGDIHDLLCISTGNDGVDFSGSRVNLFGLEVRNPGDKGISVGEESFVIIYDAKIEGANIALASKDLSNAEVKRIEISSCNTAFTAYQKKPEFGPAKIKVEELILDKVNFLHLIERGSELRLKGKLAETL; encoded by the coding sequence ATGATCCTGAAAGATGGACATAGTAGCTCATATTCTTTTCCTATCCAAATAGGGAAAAAATCCCTGCTGATTCTACTAGGGATTTGTCTATTGCTTATCCTGATCAGTTATATCCCTCGCTCCTCCTATGAGGCTCAGGTAAAAGAGCGCATTTTTTGTGGGGCAGAAGAATTGGTGTTTGATGGAAGCAAAAGTATGTTCCAGGGAGAAGGGGCTTTGTTTGAGAATGCAGAAAGCCAGTCGGATACCTATGCCCGAACGGGAAATCATTCCAGCAAAACCGATAAAGACCAGGCTTATGGGATGTTTTATCTGATGAAAAAAGCTCGACCCGGAGATAGATATCGGGTGAGCATTTGGCGGTATGGGAATAAGCTGGAGGCTAGTAGATTGGTTGTAAGCATAGATAATCCGGCTGGGGAAGCTTTCTATAAGCACAGCGACATAGCCTCTGAGATTGACGATAAAGAATGGGAAAAGCTTGAACTCAGCTTTGAGGTTCCTGCTTATTATCAGGAACAGGGAATTAGGATTTATCCTATGGGAGGAGCCAGTGCAGTTTATTTTGATGACCTGAGTATAGAAAGAGTTGCGATGGCTTCAAGTGCGATCGTCGGACATATTGATAGCAGTATTTTTAGCCTAAATCTCAAGATAGATGACAGCCGAATGGATTTTCTCAAAAATCGTCGGCAGGAAATCCTCAATACCGGGATTTATTTTGCGGAGGATAAGGATTGGGTAAAAGCTCGTATTATCGAAACCACAGATGAAATTCCTGTTAAACTTCGCTTCAAGGGAGACTGGATGGATCACCTGAAATATGAAAAATGGTCTTTTCGAATTCGGGCAAAAGAAGAACATGCCTGGAATCGCATGACAACCTTTTCCATTCAAAGACCTGAGAATCGAGACTTCCTGAGTGAATGGATGTATCATCAATTCCTGGCAAGAGAAGATGTCCTGAGTCCTCGCTATGACTTCGTGAAAGTATCCCTTAATGGAGAGAAAAAAGGAATATACGCCCTGGAAGAGCATTTCGAAAAAATCCTGCCAGAATACAGAGCTAGAAGAGAAGGACCGATTTTGAAGTTTTCTGAAGATGGGGTCTGGAATGCCCGGAAAAGATCACTTGATATGGATATCCCCGGTAGAGAGGTGGAGGATAAACATAAAAGTTTTGAAGCTGCAGAAGTACTGGCTTTCAGAGAAAAAAGAATACTGGAGGATTCGGTGCTCCGCAAACAGTTTGAAGTGGGGCGGAGCCTGATGTTGTCCTACAAGGAAGGAAAGAAAGCTGTTTCTGAGATATTCGACCTGGATCTGCTGGCCAAATACTATGCGATCACCGATATCTGTCAGGCACATCACAGTACTATCTGGCATAACCAGCGCTTCTACTATAATCCAGTCCTCGCGAAACTGGAACCTATAGCCTATGATGGTTATACAGAATCCGGCATTTTTGGATTGGGAGGAGGAAAGCGAATTTTGGGAGAAGGGATAAACCTTGCCCTGGGAAACCCGGAAGATGAACTCATCCAACAGCATATGCGGGATACTGCCTTTGTCAAGAAATACCATCAGTATCTGAATAAATTCACGCAGCCTGCCTATCTCGATGATCTGATTCTTGACCTCAGACCGCTATGGGAAGGTAAATTATACCAGCTTCGAAAAGAATATTTTGACTACACTTATGATCCCGATCAATTGAAGGCACATGCCCGAAGGATACGGGCTTTGCTATTTCCCCTCAATGACAATAGCATCCGGGTATCTATGGAAAAAGGGAATGGGAATCAGGCGGTCTATAGACTGAGAAATTATCACCTGCTTCCGCTTGAAATTATTGCGCTGGATGAAACGCATTTGGAGGAGCCAATCTTTGTTTGGCCTTCTGATCAGGAGCAATTGATTGAGTTTACAGAATTTGAAGGGCCAAAGGATACAAGAAAACTTCTTTTCAAATTACCCGGATTAGATGAAATCTATGAAAGTCGAGTACTTCCCTGGTCAAGAGAATTGGCGGAAATTCCTTTGGCTTCGGCAAACTTTAAGCTGGAAGAAAGTGATTTCCTGAAAATTGAGGGACAGAAAGTCTTGATATCAGGAAAGCATCAGATAGATAAGGATATCCTGATTCCGCCTGGATATAGGGTTGAGATACTTCCCGGAACTCGCTTGGATTTCGTAAAAGGAGCTGCCTTTATCTCACGATCTGCTGTACAGCTTTTGGGAACCGAAGAAGAAGCCATTCATTTGTACTCCTCAGATAAAACAGCCTCTGGCTTTACCGTCTTACAAGCAGCTGAAAAATCAAATATTCGCTATACAAATCTGGAGCATTTTTCTTCTCTGAATAAAGCCCAATGGCAATTGACGGGTGCCTTGTGTTTTTATGAATCTGAGGTGGATATAGCGCATCTCCTGGTTCATGAAAACCAGTGCGAAGATGCGATCAACCTCATTCGTTCGGAGTTTGAAATCCGTAATTCGGTGATCAGTCATAGCTTTTCAGATGGCTTAGATGTAGACTTTGGAAAAGGTGATATCCATGATTTGCTATGTATTTCAACTGGGAATGATGGAGTAGATTTTTCGGGTAGCCGTGTCAATTTGTTTGGATTGGAAGTGAGAAATCCTGGTGATAAAGGCATCAGTGTAGGGGAGGAGTCTTTTGTGATCATCTATGATGCAAAAATCGAAGGAGCTAATATCGCCCTGGCTTCCAAAGACCTTTCAAATGCAGAAGTCAAAAGGATCGAAATCAGCTCCTGCAATACGGCCTTTACCGCTTACCAGAAAAAACCGGAATTTGGCCCTGCAAAAATAAAAGTAGAAGAATTGATTCTTGATAAAGTTAACTTTCTCCATCTGATCGAAAGAGGTTCAGAATTACGACTCAAGGGCAAACTGGCAGAGACTTTATAA
- a CDS encoding DUF4956 domain-containing protein, whose amino-acid sequence MNIFESYLEEFSQSVSLGDFLINLFFAAALCAILRQFYIRFGNAISNRKRFANIFLPLGLTTLLIITIVKSSIALSLGLVGALSIVRFRAAIKDPEELTYLFLCIAIGLAAGASQILIAFVAFVFILLFMYFLHRYNGFEELKKSDAMYLNIQTDVEDVKVVSEVLTELFPFVELKRLDKGLEQMSLSYRIKTDSLDQISSLQTKLTALSASTTYSLVDQAELAL is encoded by the coding sequence ATGAACATATTTGAGTCTTATCTTGAAGAGTTTTCCCAGTCGGTAAGCCTGGGGGATTTTCTGATTAATTTATTTTTTGCAGCGGCTTTATGCGCCATTCTCAGGCAATTTTATATTCGTTTTGGAAATGCCATCTCCAATAGAAAGCGCTTTGCCAATATATTTCTTCCGTTGGGACTCACTACTTTACTTATCATAACCATCGTAAAGTCATCCATAGCTCTATCTCTGGGCCTGGTTGGAGCCTTGTCTATCGTTCGCTTTAGAGCGGCAATCAAAGACCCTGAAGAATTGACGTATTTGTTTTTGTGCATAGCCATCGGTCTGGCAGCAGGAGCCAGTCAAATTCTGATTGCCTTTGTTGCTTTTGTGTTTATCCTGCTGTTTATGTACTTCCTCCATAGATATAATGGATTTGAGGAATTGAAAAAATCCGATGCCATGTATCTCAATATCCAAACGGACGTAGAGGATGTAAAAGTGGTGAGTGAGGTACTTACCGAACTGTTCCCTTTTGTGGAGTTGAAAAGATTGGACAAAGGCCTGGAACAAATGAGTTTGAGTTACCGGATCAAAACAGATTCCCTGGATCAAATTTCAAGCTTGCAAACAAAATTGACTGCCCTTTCTGCTTCCACTACCTATTCCCTCGTTGATCAAGCTGAACTGGCCCTATGA
- a CDS encoding alpha/beta fold hydrolase: MNRQNYYSILLFCLFACFSSQLKAQSCDFIPGMSQQARVQCGLLEVPENHDNKAGRKIEIAYVVLKAKNEQSTAHPLIYFSGGPGGASIHPMIAQGRAQSSINQDHDIIMFDQRGIGYSSGLPNMEADFFSLMSQNADEAKEQSLMNDLIKKYKKMCDDEGIGLEHYNTFQNARDVGALMDHLGYEKYNISGGSYGTRLARVVQDMFPEKVNCSLLNSPNPLGDDFLIDRMESYSLALSRIFDYCEGSEDCKKKYPNLKEEYIAAIKKLKQKPIIAKVKGEDFYVNAQDAVYLLRRLLYGNASREKAPELIMAYKTGNTAPIEAVLANEILFTNFYNSSMWLSVERYEAFHEENTPKKIAAVYKKMELLPARLGIFTSAYTATMNHWHQSVLPVSERDFKQSAVPSLIMVNQYDPVTPPENGHIFQKHLSNSYLYILDEGGHGGGNEDCREKVMLEFMENPKKEPNTSCLNLYKE, encoded by the coding sequence ATGAATAGACAGAACTACTACTCGATCCTCCTTTTTTGCCTCTTTGCATGCTTTAGTAGTCAGCTAAAAGCTCAATCCTGCGACTTTATCCCGGGTATGAGTCAGCAGGCCCGTGTTCAATGTGGCCTACTCGAAGTACCTGAAAATCACGACAATAAAGCCGGAAGGAAAATTGAAATTGCCTATGTGGTTCTCAAAGCCAAAAATGAGCAATCTACTGCACATCCGCTGATTTACTTTTCCGGCGGTCCGGGAGGTGCCTCTATCCATCCCATGATTGCTCAGGGAAGAGCTCAAAGTAGCATCAACCAGGATCATGACATCATTATGTTTGATCAAAGAGGGATCGGATATTCCTCAGGACTCCCCAATATGGAAGCTGATTTCTTCAGCCTTATGTCTCAAAATGCCGATGAGGCGAAGGAACAGAGCCTGATGAATGACTTAATAAAGAAGTACAAAAAGATGTGTGATGACGAAGGCATTGGTTTGGAACACTACAATACCTTCCAGAATGCCAGAGATGTGGGCGCACTTATGGATCATTTGGGATATGAGAAATACAACATATCCGGAGGATCATATGGTACTCGTCTGGCTCGGGTGGTTCAGGATATGTTTCCGGAGAAAGTCAATTGTAGCTTGCTCAATTCGCCCAATCCTTTGGGGGATGATTTTCTGATTGATCGCATGGAAAGTTATAGCCTGGCATTGAGCAGAATATTCGATTACTGTGAAGGAAGTGAAGACTGTAAAAAGAAGTATCCCAATCTCAAAGAAGAATACATTGCAGCTATTAAAAAACTTAAGCAGAAACCCATCATTGCAAAGGTAAAAGGAGAAGACTTCTATGTAAATGCCCAGGATGCGGTTTACCTACTTCGCCGACTTTTATACGGAAATGCCTCCCGGGAAAAAGCTCCTGAATTGATCATGGCTTACAAAACCGGAAATACCGCTCCGATTGAGGCGGTTTTGGCAAATGAAATTCTCTTTACCAATTTCTACAATTCCTCCATGTGGTTATCGGTTGAACGCTATGAAGCTTTCCACGAAGAAAATACGCCCAAAAAAATCGCTGCGGTTTATAAAAAAATGGAACTTCTTCCCGCACGACTGGGTATTTTTACTTCTGCTTATACTGCGACTATGAATCACTGGCATCAATCTGTTTTGCCTGTATCTGAAAGAGACTTTAAACAGTCCGCAGTACCATCCCTTATCATGGTCAATCAATACGATCCGGTGACACCTCCGGAAAATGGCCACATATTCCAGAAACACTTAAGCAATTCCTATCTCTATATCCTCGATGAAGGAGGGCATGGAGGAGGTAATGAGGATTGTCGGGAAAAGGTCATGCTGGAGTTTATGGAGAATCCGAAAAAGGAACCTAATACCTCCTGTCTCAATCTTTATAAGGAGTAG
- a CDS encoding M20 family peptidase: MKKLLLLIGGIFLLLIAVLLFNTLMVSSSQPQYDEVQPMEISNNAILNFQKAIQFPTISYTDRSRMDTAAFENFLEYIKGAYPLFHENLERELFNYTPLYTWKGSDPNAPALVMMGHYDVVPVDSNTIDQWEAGPFSGEIKDGSVYGRGTMDDKINVIAALEAVETLLEKGYQPRNTIYLSFGHDEEIGGDEGAKKVAEHLKAKGVPISFAIDEGGFIASEEITQTKGPIAMVNTGEKGYVSYRLTIHTDGGHSSAPPEDNTIGSLAKAITALEANQFPYRMLPVMEAQLEKMAPAMDGFFMRMVMANPWLFGSFMAEFANAHTTTAPTIIEGGVKDNVIPTQASVVVNFRIMPGETGEMIEKHIAETVNDERISIEKYDILNEASPVSDHESDSYKLLERTIIEMFPEVTVTPGLLGGGTDSKHFIGVADQVYRFYPTRINPECMSCFHGNNEHISANNYKETIQFNMQLIKNFCEL; encoded by the coding sequence ATGAAAAAATTATTACTACTAATTGGAGGAATATTCCTATTGCTTATTGCTGTCCTCCTATTCAATACCCTGATGGTATCCAGTTCTCAACCTCAATATGATGAGGTTCAGCCCATGGAAATTTCTAATAATGCCATCCTGAATTTTCAAAAAGCTATTCAATTCCCGACGATATCCTATACAGATCGCAGTCGCATGGATACAGCGGCATTTGAAAATTTTCTCGAGTATATTAAAGGAGCCTATCCCCTGTTTCATGAAAACTTGGAGCGCGAGCTTTTTAACTATACCCCCCTTTACACCTGGAAAGGGAGTGATCCCAATGCTCCTGCTTTAGTTATGATGGGACATTATGATGTGGTTCCAGTTGATTCAAATACCATAGATCAATGGGAAGCCGGGCCTTTTTCTGGTGAAATCAAAGATGGTAGTGTCTATGGAAGAGGAACGATGGATGACAAGATCAATGTAATTGCAGCACTGGAAGCTGTAGAAACCCTATTGGAAAAAGGCTATCAACCTCGCAATACTATATACCTCTCTTTTGGGCATGATGAAGAAATCGGAGGAGATGAAGGGGCCAAAAAAGTAGCAGAACATCTCAAAGCAAAGGGAGTTCCGATCAGTTTTGCTATAGACGAAGGAGGTTTTATCGCCAGTGAAGAGATAACTCAAACCAAAGGTCCTATCGCTATGGTTAATACCGGGGAGAAGGGCTATGTATCTTATCGACTAACGATCCATACAGATGGAGGACATTCTTCTGCTCCTCCAGAGGATAACACCATTGGCTCCCTGGCAAAAGCTATCACTGCTCTTGAGGCAAATCAGTTTCCTTACAGAATGCTTCCCGTGATGGAAGCGCAATTGGAAAAAATGGCACCAGCTATGGACGGTTTTTTCATGCGCATGGTGATGGCCAATCCCTGGTTGTTTGGCAGTTTTATGGCTGAATTTGCAAATGCGCATACAACCACCGCTCCCACCATTATCGAAGGAGGGGTGAAAGACAATGTTATTCCGACCCAGGCTTCTGTTGTGGTAAATTTCAGGATCATGCCGGGCGAAACAGGGGAAATGATTGAAAAACATATCGCTGAGACGGTAAATGACGAAAGGATTAGCATTGAAAAATATGATATACTCAATGAAGCTTCACCTGTATCCGATCATGAATCAGATAGTTATAAGTTGTTGGAAAGAACCATCATTGAGATGTTTCCGGAAGTGACCGTAACTCCCGGCCTTTTAGGTGGGGGAACTGATAGTAAACATTTCATCGGGGTGGCTGATCAGGTATACCGCTTCTACCCTACCCGCATTAATCCAGAATGTATGAGCTGTTTCCATGGAAACAATGAACACATCAGTGCCAATAATTATAAAGAGACCATCCAATTCAACATGCAATTGATCAAAAATTTCTGTGAATTGTAA
- a CDS encoding arylamine N-acetyltransferase encodes MDVQAYLNRIGYQGKLEPDLALLRELQSHHIYKIPFENLDIHYGRKIRLDKDQIFQKLMVEHRGGFCYELNGLFYFLLEELGYRLVRISARVYGSNGELGPEYDHLAILCQLAEGLFLVDVGFGEFSLYPLAFQTAEEIEDPRGRYRFEVYDETHFLLSKKVDEIWKAEYLFSPEDRTYQEFEKMCEFHQISEHSPFTQKRVCSLAIPDGRISLLNDRLKIRKGEQTKEIDIHDEKEVKVYLDEYFGIRSDFWSEEFSNNSRPN; translated from the coding sequence ATGGATGTACAGGCATATCTAAACAGGATCGGGTATCAAGGAAAGCTTGAGCCCGATCTTGCGCTTTTACGCGAGCTTCAAAGTCATCACATATACAAGATTCCATTTGAGAATCTGGATATCCACTATGGAAGGAAAATACGCCTGGATAAAGACCAGATTTTCCAAAAGCTCATGGTCGAACATAGAGGGGGATTTTGTTATGAATTAAATGGCTTGTTTTACTTTCTACTAGAAGAATTGGGATACCGCTTAGTCAGGATTTCAGCACGTGTATATGGATCGAATGGAGAATTGGGACCAGAATATGATCATTTAGCAATCCTTTGTCAGCTAGCAGAAGGTCTCTTTTTGGTAGATGTCGGCTTTGGTGAATTTTCCCTTTATCCTCTGGCCTTTCAAACAGCAGAAGAAATTGAGGATCCCAGAGGTAGATATCGATTTGAGGTTTATGACGAAACACATTTTCTTCTTTCCAAAAAAGTAGACGAAATCTGGAAAGCTGAATACCTCTTTAGCCCGGAAGATAGAACTTATCAGGAATTTGAGAAAATGTGTGAGTTTCATCAGATCTCTGAACATTCCCCCTTCACCCAAAAAAGAGTATGCAGCCTGGCTATTCCTGATGGCAGAATCAGTTTACTCAATGATAGGCTGAAAATTCGCAAGGGAGAACAAACGAAGGAAATAGACATTCATGACGAAAAAGAAGTCAAAGTCTATCTGGATGAGTATTTCGGAATTCGCAGCGATTTCTGGTCAGAAGAATTTTCAAATAATTCCAGACCAAATTAA
- a CDS encoding pyridoxamine 5'-phosphate oxidase family protein: MAKFTDTLTEAHQKFIQNQKLFFTGTAALEADSRINISPKGLDSFKVISASEVAYMDLIGSGNETSAHTLQNSRITIMFCSFDKRPNILRIYGKGRAVIPGTKDWSKYAAHFDLAKNTRQIIVIDVESVQTSCGYGVPVYEYKGGRDQFDKWTEHKGEEGMKTYILEKNMKSIDGLETDWAKYAVEKKLNN, translated from the coding sequence ATGGCAAAATTTACAGATACCCTAACTGAAGCCCACCAAAAGTTTATCCAAAACCAAAAACTCTTTTTCACAGGAACTGCTGCACTTGAGGCTGATTCCCGTATCAATATTTCTCCCAAGGGCCTGGACTCCTTCAAAGTAATCTCAGCAAGCGAGGTAGCCTATATGGACCTGATCGGAAGTGGAAATGAGACTTCTGCTCACACCCTGCAAAACTCCCGGATAACCATCATGTTTTGTTCATTTGACAAGCGTCCCAATATCCTGAGAATTTATGGCAAAGGGAGAGCCGTTATTCCTGGCACAAAGGATTGGTCGAAGTATGCTGCCCATTTTGATCTGGCTAAAAACACCCGACAAATCATCGTAATCGATGTTGAATCAGTCCAAACTTCCTGCGGGTATGGTGTACCCGTTTATGAGTATAAAGGAGGTCGTGATCAGTTTGACAAATGGACCGAACACAAAGGAGAAGAAGGTATGAAAACCTATATTCTGGAAAAGAATATGAAAAGCATAGACGGATTGGAAACGGACTGGGCCAAATATGCTGTTGAGAAAAAATTAAATAATTAA
- a CDS encoding adenylate/guanylate cyclase domain-containing protein yields the protein MNAEEKILATFLDFWNTWAARAKKRETIEELIPFFCPEVSAIGTGFHEVGKDHSMVIKNFEDDLNDWQHPIDLEFFFTRVKVLSDTSGLVEAEANVYLRMQNSPDLHFHLRFTTIFILSEGQWKLTHNHVSIPAQEQDVGEAYPIDALRAKNNRLKQLVEEQTAELKKAKERSEELLYNILPSVVAQELMETGKTVPSRFEEVSILFTDFKEFTNIVATIPARKLVEELNEIFHEFDDIMEEVGVEKIQTIGDGYLAACGLPKEDPDHALKCVIAAQKILLYLDKRNKNSAIKWKVRIGIHSGPITAGVVGKNKITYDLFGDTVNTASRIETAGEEGRINISAYTYYLIKDKLPCEYRGKIKAKGKGELDMYFVSK from the coding sequence ATGAACGCCGAAGAAAAAATTCTCGCAACATTTCTTGATTTTTGGAATACCTGGGCTGCAAGAGCCAAAAAACGTGAGACTATTGAAGAACTTATCCCTTTCTTTTGTCCGGAGGTAAGTGCCATTGGTACCGGATTCCATGAAGTCGGGAAAGATCACAGCATGGTTATCAAGAATTTTGAAGATGACCTCAATGACTGGCAACACCCCATAGATCTGGAATTCTTTTTTACCAGGGTAAAAGTCTTGTCAGACACATCCGGGCTGGTTGAAGCCGAGGCCAATGTGTATTTGCGAATGCAAAATTCCCCTGACCTTCATTTCCATTTGAGGTTTACGACTATCTTTATTCTTAGTGAAGGTCAATGGAAATTGACCCATAATCATGTTTCAATTCCAGCCCAGGAACAAGATGTCGGTGAAGCTTATCCAATTGATGCCTTAAGAGCAAAAAACAATCGCCTGAAACAGCTGGTAGAAGAACAGACAGCTGAGCTTAAAAAAGCCAAAGAAAGATCTGAAGAACTCTTATATAATATCCTTCCTTCGGTTGTGGCTCAGGAACTCATGGAAACGGGAAAAACCGTTCCTTCAAGATTTGAAGAGGTGAGTATACTTTTTACCGATTTTAAGGAATTCACGAATATAGTTGCTACTATCCCGGCTCGAAAACTGGTAGAAGAATTGAATGAGATTTTTCATGAATTCGATGACATCATGGAAGAAGTCGGGGTCGAGAAAATCCAGACCATTGGAGATGGATATTTAGCAGCCTGTGGTCTTCCTAAAGAAGATCCGGATCATGCCTTGAAGTGTGTCATTGCGGCCCAGAAGATTTTGCTGTATCTGGATAAAAGGAATAAAAACAGTGCCATCAAATGGAAGGTCAGGATCGGTATTCATTCGGGTCCTATAACCGCCGGAGTGGTAGGAAAGAATAAAATCACCTATGACCTCTTTGGTGACACAGTCAATACAGCCAGTCGAATTGAGACAGCCGGGGAAGAAGGTCGAATCAATATCTCTGCTTATACCTATTATCTCATCAAGGACAAATTGCCTTGTGAGTATAGAGGCAAAATTAAAGCTAAGGGTAAAGGAGAACTGGACATGTATTTTGTCAGTAAGTAA
- a CDS encoding T9SS type A sorting domain-containing protein: MKKTFTYLLSFLILLSFQKHALAQGGNALDFDGVDDVVSISSITGSLHTIEFYLNANTTLDGTGAISLLFNFNLNTQWIALNGVTGALTDETISISSGGGNYSATDTDISSGWHHIAIVSDGATYNQIYIDGLAANMIATGATVFSNTTIDLGRRIISPPNSPFSGQIEELRLWTVSRTPGEIMSTLNMELTGAEANLATYFNFNLGTAGGDNGSSCPAAPCIISINDVSGSGVTGTLAGFSLTGANSNWVASNAPLPVEFLSFKALNTPTGISLDWETTQEINNSGFEVQFSTDLNNWEKLGFVEGKGAVTEINSYNFLHSNPKKGQNYYRLKQIDINGAFDFSELVSVYSSGLGVLNIYPNPSQSLINIDGIDVENVKYRIIDNTGRTIRQSELDKNQIDISSLANGMYFLSLDIAGKNIVQRILKF, encoded by the coding sequence ATGAAAAAAACTTTTACCTATTTACTGTCTTTTCTAATCCTATTAAGCTTTCAAAAGCATGCATTGGCTCAAGGAGGCAATGCACTGGATTTTGATGGAGTCGATGATGTAGTATCTATTAGCTCAATCACAGGGAGCCTTCATACGATCGAATTTTACCTCAATGCCAACACTACTCTGGATGGAACAGGAGCCATTTCTCTATTGTTCAACTTCAATTTAAATACTCAATGGATTGCTTTAAATGGTGTCACAGGTGCTTTAACGGATGAAACTATAAGTATCAGTAGCGGGGGTGGAAATTACAGTGCTACGGATACTGATATCAGCAGTGGATGGCATCATATTGCCATTGTAAGTGATGGTGCAACATACAACCAAATCTACATTGATGGCTTAGCTGCAAATATGATTGCCACCGGAGCAACAGTATTTAGCAATACTACTATTGATCTGGGAAGAAGGATCATTTCTCCACCAAACAGTCCCTTTAGTGGCCAAATCGAAGAATTACGACTTTGGACCGTGAGCAGAACACCGGGGGAGATCATGTCAACCTTAAATATGGAACTTACTGGTGCTGAGGCGAACCTAGCGACCTATTTTAACTTCAACCTGGGAACAGCAGGTGGAGATAATGGAAGTAGTTGTCCAGCCGCTCCTTGTATTATTAGTATTAATGATGTAAGTGGAAGTGGGGTAACTGGTACACTCGCCGGCTTTAGTCTAACAGGAGCAAACTCTAATTGGGTAGCCTCCAATGCTCCTCTACCCGTCGAATTCTTATCCTTCAAAGCACTTAATACGCCTACAGGTATTTCCCTGGATTGGGAAACGACTCAGGAAATCAATAACTCAGGTTTTGAGGTACAATTTTCAACTGACCTGAACAATTGGGAAAAACTGGGCTTTGTTGAAGGTAAAGGAGCTGTTACAGAGATCAATAGCTACAATTTCCTCCACAGCAATCCAAAGAAAGGACAGAACTATTACCGACTAAAGCAAATTGATATCAATGGAGCCTTTGATTTCTCAGAACTCGTTTCTGTTTATTCCAGTGGATTAGGTGTACTCAACATCTATCCTAATCCAAGTCAATCATTGATAAATATTGATGGGATTGATGTCGAAAATGTAAAATACCGGATCATAGATAATACAGGAAGAACGATCCGCCAATCCGAATTGGACAAAAATCAGATTGATATTAGCTCCCTGGCAAATGGCATGTATTTCCTAAGTCTCGATATAGCAGGAAAAAATATTGTCCAGCGAATCCTTAAATTCTAG